From a region of the Zingiber officinale cultivar Zhangliang chromosome 4B, Zo_v1.1, whole genome shotgun sequence genome:
- the LOC121977824 gene encoding transcription repressor OFP13-like, whose translation MGKKLGLGALFFGFRDSPRPSAHLSPPSPSSSSWAWHSCKLPKTASFRDDGAGDRVCKTVNSLRLDSNDSCFTTDRERSFSAESSETTVRRLRSDRLFFDPGGDTSSIMEEAKAEAEAEAPEEEEEEAPFGDSVALSVDSEDPYRDFRQSMEEMVAAHGLGGDWERLEELLVWYLRVNVKKTHGFIVGAFVDLLAAINASSSSISSSSSSSSSSFSSSFKIEEITEEDTNEPSSSSSLTL comes from the coding sequence ATGGGGAAGAAGCTCGGCTTGGGGGCGCTCTTCTTCGGGTTCAGGGACTCACCGAGGCCTTCTGCTCACCTCTCTCCGCCTTCTCCCTCGTCTTCTTCCTGGGCTTGGCATTCCTGCAAACTCCCCAAGACCGCCTCGTTCCGTGACGACGGCGCCGGCGATCGCGTCTGCAAGACGGTGAACTCGCTCCGCCTCGACTCCAACGACTCCTGCTTCACGACCGACCGCGAGCGGAGCTTCTCCGCGGAGTCGTCGGAGACGACGGTGCGGCGGCTGCGCTCCGATCGGCTCTTCTTCGACCCTGGCGGCGACACGAGCTCGATCATGGAGGAGGCcaaggcggaggcggaggcggaggcgcccgaggaggaggaggaggaggcgccaTTCGGCGACAGCGTGGCGTTGTCGGTGGATTCCGAGGACCCGTACAGAGATTTCCGGCAGTCGATGGAGGAGATGGTGGCGGCGCACGGACTCGGCGGAGACTGGGAGCGGCTGGAGGAGCTGCTGGTTTGGTACCTGAGGGTGAACGTGAAGAAGACGCATGGATTCATAGTAGGAGCCTTCGTGGACTTGCTCGCAGCCATTAATGCGTCTTCCTCTTCcatttcctcctcctcctcctcctcctcctcctcattttCCAGTTCCTTCAAGATCGAAGAAATAACAGAGGAAGACACCAACGAGCCAAGTTCTTCATCATCCTTAACCTTGTAA
- the LOC121977823 gene encoding transcription repressor OFP8-like, which produces MSSVRRRLVIRHPVVVDVGCSCRGPKLPSFFYSSPKPESARSPRLLSPSTSTSLSETLTPSTIATTTSTAATTTTATVNSSSPSRDGDFASSPSPPFRARETEKGKKKGKRAALRKSVVEGSTAVAKDSTDPYMDFRDSMLQMIVEMEIYAWDDLRDLLHRFLALNAVCHHHLIFRAFVEIWTDVFTAISPPPPPASAVGDALRVRPEEAQKRTPKVEILTHLVPRVIAPGRYQHRW; this is translated from the coding sequence ATGTCTTCCGTGCGGAGAAGGCTCGTGATCCGTCATCCGGTGGTTGTAGACGTCGGCTGCAGCTGCCGGGGGCCAAAGCTTCCATCTTTCTTCTACTCGTCGCCGAAGCCTGAGTCCGCCAGGAGCCCTCGCCTCCTTTCCCCTTCCACCTCCACTTCGCTTTCTGAAACCCTAACACCCAGTACCATCGCCACTACGACTTCTACTGCTGCGACGACCACCACCGCGACTGTCAATTCCTCATCTCCCTCTCGCGACGGCGACTTCGCTTCCTCCCCCTCCCCACCGTTCCGCGCGCGGGAGACAGAGAAGGGCAAGAAGAAGGGGAAGCGCGCGGCGTTGAGGAAGTCGGTGGTGGAGGGAAGTACCGCGGTGGCGAAGGATTCTACCGATCCGTACATGGACTTCCGCGACTCGATGCTGCAGATGATCGTGGAGATGGAGATCTATGCGTGGGACGACCTCCGCGACCTCCTCCACCGCTTCCTCGCCCTCAACGCTGTTTGCCACCACCACCTCATCTTCCGTGCCTTCGTGGAGATCTGGACGGACGTCTTCACAGCCATCTCGCCCCCGCCGCCGCCCGCCTCCGCCGTCGGTGACGCTCTCCGCGTGCGACCCGAGGAAGCGCAAAAACGAACCCCAAAAGTTGAAATCCTCACCCACCTCGTGCCACGTGTAATCGCCCCGGGTCGGTACCAGCACCGATGGTGA